The nucleotide window actcaCCAGAAGTAGCCCCAAgtcacttcttcctgttccctgtccTGAAACTCTGGTTTGCTGGCAAGAAATTTTTTCGTGTATATTTATGACTtcagttctttttgttttcttcatcACAACACTTTATAAAATCAAAAATTTGTATTAAAATGGTATAAACGTAAATAACAATCCCTTGTAAGCTTTTAGGCCGAAAGTCGTCCTCAGATTCcaggggcccgtgttcgattcccggctggagcgAAAATTTATTTCACTCATAGACTGGaagtttgtgttgccctcatttcATCTCATCTCCATTGACGAGCAAGTTGCCGAACCAGCGTCAAATGGAATGTCATAAACCCAGAAGACGAACAACCCCATATGGCGTCTCCTCCCGAATATTGCCATGagatcatttcacttcatttcagAGCGGAAATTCCTTTAGTATGCTACTTCTGCAACATTTTTATCATAAAATTTCCTTTAGGACCCGCATAAGAGGTTGATCGTTGGCATCTATATGGCCCCTGTACAGTTGATGGAGACATCCTCTGGCATACATCATCACGTGATGATCCACTCAGCGGAtacaaaatgtgtgtgatatctttcaaCACCCATCTGCAAGCGAGACCTCAACTTTACCTGTTTCGTCGCTGAAGACTTGCAGAGGTCACTGTTGAAGGTGATGTTGATAAGCGATGATCACTTACCTGCAAGATGAAGGCCTCATCGATGGGTTGCTCGTCCTTCACATTTTGACAGTGGAGTTTTGTACCTGTATTTTGTACATCAATCAACTATCGACGAGACAAAAAATACATTTTGCCTTCACTTCTCCTGCTTGCCAACAGAGCCACCACCGTACGGtccttccagaaggctttagagGATCTCACTCTATTGTGAGTTTCTATGGTCAGCCACAGCAAAGTAGCCTGTAGCCAATATCTCTTGTGCCTCATCTATTTTTCGTTACAAGTAttcaaaatataataatttattacatcaACATGATTTCATTACTACAAAAACACTCATTACCAGTTTCTCATTACTATGCCGTCTTCAGACAAGATAAAAGTTCACAAACGCTGTTGTCATATCCATAAACTCTAGTTCTACACAAACGAAACATCAAGAAAATGGTATCGAATATGGTAATAAAATATTTTACGCCATTTTAATGATGTTCATTATGGATATAACGGATTTTTATCACGTCTGAAGAtggcaataacatgctgaaataagTAATGTGATTGCTGTACTAAATAGGCGATCATACATAACAAGTAACTATATGAACATTTATAAGGTGACATACTTCCACTTGACAATATGTCAGCTATTTAAAAAAGTTATGGTAAATGTATTTTGCTCTCATATGCCCAGCTCATAAATAGATACTGAATTTTTACTCGTTTTTAGTACCAGAATCATTAATTGCAGATGATGTCAAAATAAATTCTGATATTTGTGAAATAAGTATATAGTCGCATGGTGTTCTAAACGTGACAACAAGTCAAAATAGGCTGTGTTCCTGTATTATTGTGATAACTGTTGTTTCTGTACAGTAAGCAGCACCATATAGTAAACGAAAAACAAACTGGGTGATTTTATTATCATGACTGAAACCCTAAGAACCCTAATGAACATGCTTGGGGTGCTCTGATGTGTCAGCTACAGGGCAGAACAATTTCGCACTAAATGTCAGAAACAAGTATCAACCAAAATCAGAGGAGAATGTATGATCAGTGCATTACAaatctgttgaaattcttcactgaATATTAAACGATGATATTGTGACCAAGGAATGGTCGGCAGAGTCTTGGTTAGATGTCCAGCTTTATTGACGTGGAGAACACTAGGTGTGTTGAGCTATCAGCCCACTTAATACCTGTCATGTACAAGGAGGATTTTTGACACAGAAAAAGAAAAGTTAGAATGTATCTCTGTATTAACAACTATCCCTGGAAATAGATTTCCATTTTAATTATTTTCCTTAATAGCTGTTTCCATGATATTTATGAATGGTATAACACATATTTTAAAATGTATGAATGTTTCACTAACtgttgaaagtaatgagaaacacaCAGCCTGATGAAGGCATCTTTGCAGAGTCATTTTACAATGTGATACAGTGTACAACTGTGAGGAATGGCAAAGAGTTTCTTATCACCCAGTCTTTATGGAATACATTTCTAGTAGGGTAATTTTCCATTGCAAATAAATGGTATGGGTATATGGCATTACAAACTTATATGCCATGAGGTCCCATTTCACTATATTTGACATAAATACTAATGTACAgcaatagtttttttaaaaaatatctttctCATACACTTCGTTTAATCCCCATGCTTCATAGTGCTGTGTGCCACTACTGGAATGAATTGCGTGAGATGTCTCACTTCTTTAAGGTGGATGACAAAAGGTCTATCCAATTACTTGCTTGTGTAATGTATGTATTAAATAGTAAGGACTGTTCCCACAGAGAAAGTCAACAGAGAATGTGTTTGTATAGGAACAGGTTTCCCTGGCAATCCATTACCATAATAATAGTTTTTCATAGCAATATGTTTGCTAGGTGCCAGTTTCTGTGATGTTTATTCAtttatgtgtgtggtgtgtgtgttttttgaacaTGTCAGtacgaacagacaccattttgctcctgcagccactatgaatcaagacacaaaggaattaatgatatTAGCTGACAGTGGGCATTGCTTTAAATCAATGGCGAAatcagaaaatttgtgccagactgggattcggaACCGAGTCTCCTGCTTTAGTAGggagatgcactgaccactacatCATCCAATCCatacacagtggtcatcacaactgcatcAACTACCCTAGAACGCCTCTCGTCAGACGCAAATtcacaacttatccacacactactaatgtagtgaccGTAGCCTATTACTCACAACGTCTGTgaacgaacagacaccacatatataattaagatGGGGAGGACCATTGGTCACATCAGTGCAGGTCGACACCAAGTTCAAAATCTTATGGTAGTGATGAGGATAATAGGTAAGGGGCCCtatattagtagtgtgtggataagttgagaatattGGTCTGATAGGAGGCATGCTAGGGCAGtcggtgcagttgcgatgaccatcGTGTCTGGGTGGCATAGTGGTCAACTTGTCTGCCTAGAAAACTCTGGAGACCTGTagtcgaatcctggtccagcacaaattttcgactttccccattgatttaaaacaATGTGCACTGGCAGGTAACACaattaattcctttgtatcttgacAACTATTTATGGCGTTCTAATAAATGAGCTTTCAGTGCCGATGCGCTTATCTTATGTAATGTATTTGTAATACCACAAATTTTTAATACAACAGTTTTCATATAAGTAGATTTCATGGTAAATGAGTTTATTATAATTCTTTTGTATTAGAATGCTTTGTACAGCAGTAGTTTCTATTTCAACAGATTTCTAATGCACTTTGTTTCTAATGCACTTTGTTTCTAATGCACTTTGTTTCTATCGCACTTTGTTTCTAACACACTTTGTTTCTAACGCACTTTGTTTCTAACGCACTTTGTTTCTAATGCACTTTGTTTCTAATGATGGTTCCTTCTAATGCATTTGGGTTCTAATGATTTTGATTTCTAATAGAGGTTGTGTAATATGTTTCTAATACATTGTGTGAGTAATGTAATGAGTTTCTAATACAAAGTGTCAGTAGTATTTGTAAGGCTATGTACCAAATGTCTAATGGGGTTCTATTCCTTTGTGCTGTTAGTCTAATGCAATTTATTTACAACGAATTGCGTTTCTAACGCACTGAGCTTGTAATGGAATCAGTTTTCACGCCTATTAAGAGGAGAGCCCCTGCCTGCAGTGAAGGACCGTACTCGTGGGTACGCCAatgcacagtgcagagtgcagcaGACTGTGTGTGACTGACCTGGGGCGGGCGACCTGAGAGTAGTAGCGGTCCAGCTCCTGCAGGTACTTGAGGGCGTCGGCCAGGCCCTCCAGCTTGTTGCCGTCGGCGGCGGCCTGCTGCGCCTCTGCGGGGGCGGGGGCGGTGACCACCAGCAGCAGGGCGACCACGGCGGCAGACAGCATCAGGAGCGCCAGAGGGCGggactgcgacatctgcagcagcaCAGCCAAAGAGGGAAGGTGTGGTTAGCCTGAGTCCAGCTCAGCGAGCACAGTGGGTCTTCAGAAACTATCATCTTTCATGTAGACTGGCAAGTAGTGGGTCGAACTAACACACACCCTAGGTCAGTCAATCAACAAGCGTACAAGGAACAGATCACATTTTCCTAGAGATATATGATTCTCTATCTTCGATAAtaatagaagctgaagcaatgtgGAATATAAATTTGAGACTCACGTGTATCCAGGACGATGTAATTTTATCaggttgtgagtgtgtgggtgctattctgttattctgagcaatggattaatctgagatgtaccctttaccctgcggctcctgcaagatgcaatttccaccccccacactactacagaagtcagacagacgctcctaacgttctaaagagaaatgcctgaaaaactttcagcaataaatatcttctggagtcgtctgctgtaaggaaatgacccaaaaattcataaaatttcttatgtaactagtgggatacttgggtactggagtagtgctagttggtgtaagaaaaacatgaaacgaaagttattatttattttgcaaaaattctgagaaatcacaatggcacttttagttatgaactgaacaatttatttccgggttcttttcggaatgtgaagttacctctcaaggataggattagctaatgaaatttctatacaaagtttaagattgttgttgacttggcagaatggctgagaccCGCACCTACtcagcttgaataattatccgttagaatgttgctaggtatggtcgaggctgtcgcgtgtgaaatgcagtgaagtgtactgttgcggaggaaatatggggctcgcaagagctgtagcccACAATACtctaagctgcgatgactgctgtctgcgccactcactgctgacaaataagataactctcgttctatctcaATTGAccctcgccaatcaaactctccctacgccttgatgaagtcagggactcctattcgcccctagtctaactattggcatggtacactggtcagataaccagtccaccgcgatgccactcaaaaattcaatcacaggcatttaactataactccgtccgttcacactgcacagtaagtgtggcagccaacacagtgaacaacgcctaATCACAATGACTCAATATAGGgtcgcactctgattcgctctcgacagaggtgctctcccagtgaagtactgaggagagacttgttcctcgctctttgagtacacgtacgagcgcgcacgctcttgtTACATGTTCtccctccaagagcgacaacggaacggcccctctccacgccagacgtgaaggggtatatctttcggtgtcttccattactccttcagctcaaggcatcagaaatatcatctgccaatcagcattgctcttctaaaacaggagaatgacgtttcgtttaaggcgaccaatccagaaatctgtagtattGGCATTTgccgtttactgtctccctgtgaaaatctctgaaactgcatgctatgttgtatagaatgcgtaggctgggcgctcccacacaatgtagaggAATTTGCCTTTAAGCCAAACacagggtcgttcttcctttcactcgggcaaacgctgtctgctccacgggcggtcACCAGCTTACATAGATAGGCTGAGCCACCCTCTGAAGGAACCGGCCCCCCCGGCGTGCGGTTTGCATCTCCCATACCAAAAGCCCCTGTGACCttcgtgtcttgaatgtgtttgtgtacgccagcctcgagtatttcaatgtCGGTGCGCATTTGcggtttattagttatttgcatattgtttacatgaattcatataacattgactttatcttatcgtgtttgggttcgaatgaagcgtcttgatgtgcggaatatgattgtgacggcggaatatgtaagcaatgaaggtcaggagaccacgacgtctgaCAAGGTCAATAGAACACCTATTCCTGAGGTACACACAGTCTTCCCTACAGCATAAAATCTGGGGCGCTATTCCAATATCGGAAATATTTGGCAGTACTGACGTTTTAAGAACGGAAACGTGGGCTGAAGGTGTGACTAGAGGTTTTTGTTTTAGGAGGGACATTGCACTGGAGTAGTTCCTGCTATCGTGATGTTATGGTTAGTATATATGCtattgtggtgtagtggttagcgtatCTATCATAGTGATTATGAGACTTGAGTTCAAATCCTGCCCATAGAacaaattcattacttcagcttctattctGATCGAAAATAAGCTGATAGTTCTGTCACTGATTGTTTCTCATCTACACTGTAAGAAAAAATAAAGTGCAACAACTTAAAGGACAAGTGAAGTGACAGGCAGTTCATCATTGTAACagtatatgacaacaaattcagagcaaatgaaacacacatatcatAGTAAAGAGTGCACGAACGATCGCATCAATGAAGAATGGTCCCAGCCAACCCCTCTGACGGTAAAGAAGGCGTGTATTCTGGCATGCAAACAATCATAAAGGAACCAAATGGTATTCTGTGATAGAGTGTCCCAAGCAACTTCCACCTTTTGTTTACAATTTGGCGATGGCTTCTGCTTCTTCATGCCACATATGCGCCCAATTGGCGGAAGATCTACATCCACCTCTACATCTACTTCGCGAGCTACCCTGCCGCGCGTggtggagggcaccctgtaccaatactaatcatttcttttcctgctccagtcgctaATAGAGCAGGGAaaacgattgtctgtatgcttctgtatgAGCCGAAATTTCtggtattttatcttcgtggtccatgCGTGCAAcgcatgttggtggcagtagaatccttTGGCAGTCAAATTCAAacgccaattctctaaattttctcaactgtgTTCTTCGAAAAAAATATGCCTTACGTGCAGCGtgcaggcattcccatttgagttccagtaGTATCTCTGGAACACTTACATGCTGCtccaacctaccagtaacaaatcaagcagccctcTTACGAACTGATTCGATGTcttgctttaatccgacctggtacagatcccaaaaactcgagaggtattcaagaataggtcgcatcagcgtcctaCATGCCgtcccctttacaggtgaaccacactttcaaaaaattctcccaataaactgaagtcgatcattcaacttccctaccacagttcccacatATTTGTACCATTTCAAGTCGCTCTGTAGCGTTACACACAGAccgtgtcaagcagggcactagtaatgctgtatcagcacattataggtttgatcttcctactcatccgtattgaCTTACCTTTTTCCACACTCagggctagctaccattcatctcACCAATTGGAATTTTTGTCTCAGTCGTCTTATATCTTtctagtcactcaactttgacaccttaccgtacagccCAGCATAATCAGTGAACGAACTGGAGGTTACTGACCACCCTGTCTTGTGTACGTAGAGAACAACGACAGTCCTACCATATTtcccctcgtctctgatgaacactcgttgtCAAGGATTTGGGGATCTTACTGGCCAGATCAATTGTTGTGTGCTATAATGAGCATGTTAGATCAACAGTgatatgaggacgtgcattgtcctgctgaaaaagcacacacCACCTTGTCGAAGATATGGCAGTATCACAGGGAAAACAGCTCATGCAATGTAGCGTGCACTGGTTACCTTACTCTGTAAAATCTCCTAATATGACTGCGAGTTATTGATGATGGCCTCTCACAGCAAGAAGCCTTTGGTGGGACCTGACTATCGGGGGCAAAGACTCTCTGGACTAGACACTTCACCAGGTGTGCCAGTCCACCCCCCAGTCGACtttttcacgacaccagagtagcctcgccggccgcggtggccacgcggttctaggcgcttcagtccggaaccgcgcgactgctacggtcgcaggttcgaatcctgcctcggggatggatgtgtgtgatgtccttaggttagttaggcttaagtagttctatgttctaggggactgatgaactcagatgttaagtcccatagtgctcagagccatttgaaccatttgaacgagagtAGCCTCCACTGGGAGTGTCGTGCTGCCAATGGTAGCCTCGCCAGAGGTATATGTTatctcgataaatagtacaattctcaaggctgtcaattcaactaagtacctgggtgttaaaattacgaacagcttcatttggaaagaccacacagaaaatattgtgggtaaggtgagccaaaggttgcgtttcattggcaggacacttagaagatgcgacaagtccactaaagagacagcttacactacactcgttccttcctctgttagaatattgctgcgcggtgtgggatctttaccaggtgggattgacggaggacgtcgaaagggtgcaaaaaagggcagctcgttttgtattatcacgtaataggggagagagtgtggcagatatgatacgcgagttgggatggaagtcattaaagcaaagacgtttttcgtcgcggcgagatctatttacgaaatttcagtcaccaactttctcttccgaatgcgagaatattttgttgagcccaacctacataggtaggaatgatcatcaaaataaaataagagaaatcagaggtcgaacagaaaggtttaggtatttGTTTTTCCCGcgttctgttcgggagtggaatggtagagagatagtacgattgtggttcgatgaaccctctgccaggcacttaaatgtgaattgcagagtaatcatgtagatgtagatgtagaaccctgcTGCAAGCAGATGGTTCCCAATGGTCAATGACGAAACAGCAGGTGCAACACGTGTCTGGATTTGGTCCCTGGATGATGATCACTCGGCCACCGCTGCTTGCACTGCATACCCATCAGGACGTGTGTCTGTACCATGCGGACTTCAGATCCTGGTCTATAGCAGTGTGCATGTtccacagaaaaatgctgaaagcaGCAGTTCGCCTCCAACGCACTGTGGCCAATATATGCAGCATCCCATTGACACATCCATCCAACTTCCCGCAGGCTCAAAATGCGACGCTGTTGAAATGGCTGCAGCTCTTGAGCACGAGTGAGTACTAGTCAGTGAGGTATGGTTGTACCCTCGAATGAATGCTGCGAGCACCGTTCACCTCTGAATTGAGCACAGGCACcgactgcagagtcaaaacagagggcgcGTAGACAGGCGTTCTGGACGCCGTCTGACGACTGATGACAGTCGCAAATGGATCATGAACACTGCGACCCCTCATTATGCATATATCATATCCTGTGTGTCGAGTGTGCCGGCACTGCcaataagttcaaaatggctctgagcactatgggacttaacgtctgaggtcatcagtcccctagaacttagaactacttaaggggctccggaacgccctatacttgcaatgttaaaataacgcttataaattacatctttcctcacaaagtatttgaggtaggaatttgaactttttacagattatttattggaatatgggctacaacttaacacagtgattttacaaaattttagttcagttattaaagatgttttttttttcaattgtaatgaaaattcacaacatttttctgcaattttttatttatatattcaaaaatatacagttttttggaaaaaggctgtgttaaactATGCAGAagatactgtgtaacatttactgaaagtgaaACAAATATGTCTGGAAGattcttagaaaacatgtaattagtatgagaaaataaaagttttgggattaactttttagtgcattccaggtccataggatggattatcttcatcctctgcaaactcctcctccagcttcctcttgttcctcctcctgtttactcttgcttgtatttctagactctttacagccctgtctgcagcccgaaggcgttccttgtctaaagcaagcatcgctcgttgttgtgttcgtagattttgctaccattttctccagttgcagttactgcaacactgttccaaaaggtggtcatgtatgaacacttatcacatttcagttgcatttcactagcaagtcctacgagctttattatggagagttccagaccaacttcactacaatgaatacttcttacacagtttgaaaaattcctttgagaaccgacgtatcaaatatttcattcacatccgattcgcccataaaacattcatagttttcactcattgaaccaagcttcttctgtgaagtattttctttcccactttgactactatgggcaggtgtacttgagaggttaggttcactcacttggttatcgtctttattgtttacagtaataacacatacctttggctttccaacatttctccttttcttaaaagccttcagaggatttctaataactttacttttactcattattatacttcaacaaaacagagactcaagaaacagaattaattacgaatattttcgagataacgacagagtaaataaacaatcgacaatcacaccagcgatatatattgaaccatcacaggttagccacaacacatactttatctcacagcactaaaatgtacctgatgaacacggacgttaataataacaccatttgacagcagtttaacagcgccacagtgggtcacgcccatgtagaacacatttcaaaaaaaaaaatttaaaaatagttgtagtcttcggaattgaataaattatatatctattaaaaggtaatagtctgcagattcagaaaacgcaaaaaagtaaaaattgaacttttcataatTTTGAGCCTTCCCGGAgccgcttaaacctaactaacctaaggacatcacacacatccatgcccgaggcaggattcgatcctgcgacagtagcggtcgcgtggttccagactgtagttcctagaactcctcggccactgcagccgactGCCAATAAGTGTATCcaactgagcagcgaggtgtttgattacaATCcgccggtcacctcgaatgagagtgtgcgCACGTTCCAGTACTGCAGGAGTCATCAGCTGGGAAAGCTGGCAGGCACACGGAAGATCAGACATGTTCGCGCGACCTTGCTGCGACGATGACAGACACtccgcccaatgactcaccgtgcttttgttcaccgccaggtctccTTTGACATTCTGCAAGGGCTTACAAATgtttgtgatgctctggttttccgccaagagaaactcatTGTCACCTCTCTGTGtggaactcacctccgttacagacgccatttttaaggtcaaatatagcgccgccatctattggaactttatgaaactacagGGGTTGAGCGGGGATATTCCGCGATGTCGCACAACAAACTTCGCATTTTTTCAATCGCAACTGGCCGAGAAAAATCGTGTTGCGTTAGTTACTGCTGCAGCTCGTAAATAATAGTGTTGGTATGTAGCCTCAGACGGAAGTGATACATGGACCATAAGCAGTTTGGATAAGAAATGCACAGGACCTTTTGACATGTGATGCTAGAGAAGAAAGGTTGAAGATATGTGGATGGGTCGAATAACTAATGGAGAAATACTAAAACGAAAGaggaaaaatataaatttgtggcaCCAAGAATAGTTGCGTTGATAG belongs to Schistocerca piceifrons isolate TAMUIC-IGC-003096 chromosome 10, iqSchPice1.1, whole genome shotgun sequence and includes:
- the LOC124719000 gene encoding neuropeptide F, with translation MSQSRPLALLMLSAAVVALLLVVTAPAPAEAQQAAADGNKLEGLADALKYLQELDRYYSQVARPRFGKRSELRPDVVDDVIPEETSADKFWRRFARRR